The following coding sequences lie in one Isoptericola variabilis 225 genomic window:
- a CDS encoding CHAT domain-containing protein: MEADGGGATDLYAVARGHDDVGRFGEALATYRRLLRLLEESSGEPRLRARALLGAAHCVYEAQGDLDGAMRLLDDAEAVSREHDLGTELIAVQGQRGLLWLRAGDVARARAELDRAEPRLDREPSRDAAVLLLNRGALNLDAGDVAAAERDLAASSAHAAAIGDRSVEGKALHNLGYAHFLRGDLPLALRRMSEATDAFAHEGPQSVALVDRSRVLYEAGLVREAAEALDAAAAALEQDGAAVDLAHVRLDTARCLLQLRRHDQALRAARAAREAFVEQSNTQWALRAELVELEAELGTLVSDGDVGDCPRVLRRAGEIAELAHGLAPGLVAVPARILQADAAVLAGELDVARTALAAARTDSSVALSVRIQRQVVAARLAFAAGDRRRGLAAVRRGHALLSSHRAHLGSVDAVTAAALHGARLAIADVEAAFGTGRPAAVFDAVERGRATFAGAGRVRPPADPETADLVERARRELEASLAEEALADRESHLAEARRLQEAARRRAWLDGGSRGAPRPATARRVREALRGGAPQVTVASLVLLHGAVHAVVVDVTGDRLVRLADWDEVAEQVRRVRADLGVLSNALIPEPLRAAAAASVGRALGRLDGMLLGPLHVTGDLHLVARDLLLTVPWAALPSRRGRRTVVNSWLDLRAGAPPRRSDRALVVAGPGLLASHEEAGLVAGAWDDVVLLRGEDATCAATSGRLAGVGIVHLAAHGTHEPDNPLFSSVRLADGPLFAHELDGTDLAGAVVVLSACEVGRSSSRVGGEPLGLTSVLLRHGAGAVIAAVAPLRDDVALRVMPALHAGLREGLRPGQALARAVADEPEPVPLVCFGPLVV, translated from the coding sequence GTGAGCCGCGAGCACGACCTGGGCACCGAGCTCATCGCCGTCCAGGGGCAGCGCGGCCTGCTCTGGCTCCGTGCGGGCGACGTCGCTCGGGCGCGCGCGGAGCTGGACCGTGCCGAGCCCCGGCTCGACCGCGAGCCCAGTCGCGACGCCGCGGTGCTGCTGCTCAACCGCGGAGCGCTGAACCTCGACGCGGGCGACGTCGCGGCCGCGGAGCGCGACCTCGCCGCCTCGTCGGCGCACGCCGCGGCGATCGGGGACCGCTCGGTCGAGGGCAAGGCGCTGCACAACCTGGGGTACGCCCACTTCCTGCGCGGCGACCTCCCGCTCGCGCTGCGCCGCATGTCCGAGGCGACGGACGCGTTCGCCCACGAGGGTCCGCAGTCGGTCGCTCTCGTCGACCGGTCCCGCGTGCTCTACGAGGCGGGCCTGGTGCGCGAGGCCGCGGAGGCGCTCGACGCCGCGGCCGCCGCGCTCGAGCAGGACGGCGCCGCCGTCGACCTCGCCCACGTCCGGCTCGACACCGCGCGCTGTCTGCTGCAGCTGCGGCGCCACGACCAGGCGCTGCGCGCGGCGCGTGCGGCGCGCGAGGCGTTCGTCGAGCAGTCCAACACGCAGTGGGCGCTGCGCGCCGAGCTCGTCGAGCTCGAGGCCGAGCTCGGCACCCTCGTGAGCGACGGCGACGTCGGTGACTGCCCGCGCGTGCTCCGGCGGGCGGGCGAGATCGCCGAGCTGGCGCACGGGCTCGCGCCGGGGCTCGTGGCGGTGCCCGCGCGGATCCTGCAGGCCGACGCGGCGGTGCTCGCGGGCGAGCTCGACGTCGCGCGCACCGCGCTCGCCGCGGCCAGGACCGACTCCTCGGTCGCGCTCTCGGTCCGCATCCAGCGCCAGGTGGTCGCGGCACGCCTCGCGTTCGCCGCGGGCGACCGGCGCCGCGGCCTCGCCGCCGTGCGTCGTGGCCACGCGCTGCTGAGCAGCCACCGCGCGCACCTCGGCTCGGTCGACGCCGTCACGGCGGCCGCGCTGCACGGCGCACGGCTCGCGATCGCGGACGTCGAGGCCGCCTTCGGCACGGGACGGCCCGCCGCCGTCTTCGACGCCGTCGAGCGCGGCCGCGCGACGTTCGCGGGCGCGGGGCGCGTGCGCCCGCCCGCGGACCCCGAGACCGCCGACCTCGTCGAGCGGGCGCGGCGGGAGCTCGAGGCGAGCCTGGCGGAGGAGGCGCTCGCCGACCGCGAGTCCCACCTGGCCGAGGCCCGGCGCCTCCAGGAGGCGGCGCGCCGGCGCGCGTGGCTCGACGGCGGCAGCCGCGGCGCTCCGCGGCCGGCCACCGCTCGCCGGGTGCGCGAGGCGCTGCGCGGCGGCGCGCCGCAGGTCACGGTCGCGAGCCTCGTTCTGCTGCACGGGGCCGTCCACGCGGTCGTCGTCGACGTGACGGGGGACCGGCTCGTCCGGCTCGCGGACTGGGACGAGGTCGCCGAGCAGGTCCGGCGCGTGCGCGCGGACCTCGGGGTCCTCTCGAACGCACTGATCCCTGAGCCGCTGCGCGCCGCCGCGGCGGCGTCGGTCGGCCGCGCGCTCGGGCGCCTCGACGGCATGCTGCTCGGCCCGCTCCACGTCACCGGAGACCTCCACCTGGTGGCGCGCGACCTGCTGCTCACCGTGCCGTGGGCGGCGCTGCCGTCGCGGCGCGGGCGGCGGACGGTCGTGAACTCGTGGCTCGACCTGCGCGCCGGCGCGCCGCCGCGACGCTCGGACCGCGCTCTCGTCGTCGCCGGGCCGGGGCTCCTGGCGTCCCACGAGGAGGCGGGCCTGGTCGCGGGGGCGTGGGACGACGTCGTCCTCCTGCGCGGCGAGGACGCGACGTGCGCCGCGACGTCGGGCCGGCTCGCCGGCGTCGGGATCGTGCACCTCGCCGCCCACGGGACGCACGAGCCCGACAACCCGTTGTTCTCGTCGGTGCGCCTCGCGGACGGGCCGCTGTTCGCCCACGAGCTCGACGGCACGGACCTGGCGGGTGCCGTCGTCGTGCTCTCGGCGTGCGAGGTCGGGCGGTCGAGCTCGCGGGTCGGTGGCGAACCGCTCGGCCTCACGAGCGTCCTGCTGCGGCACGGGGCCGGAGCGGTGATCGCGGCCGTCGCGCCGTTGCGCGACGACGTGGCGCTGCGCGTCATGCCGGCCCTGCACGCCGGCCTGCGCGAGGGGTTGCGACCGGGCCAGGCGCTCGCGCGCGCCGTCGCCGACGAGCCCGAGCCCGTGCCGCTCGTCTGCTTCGGCCCCCTCGTCGTGTGA
- the rplJ gene encoding 50S ribosomal protein L10 yields MARPDKAATVAEIAEKFRGSSAAVLTEYRGLTVAQLKELRRSLSGNATYAVVKNTLTNIAAKEAGIESLDADLKGPSAIAFVTGDPVEAAKGLRDFAKANPALVIKGGVLDGNPLTAAEVTKLADLESREVLLAKAAGAMKAKLYQAAYVFTAKPAEAARVIDALRQKKQDSEAAAA; encoded by the coding sequence ATGGCGAGGCCGGACAAGGCAGCCACCGTCGCGGAGATCGCGGAGAAGTTCCGCGGTTCGAGCGCGGCCGTGCTGACCGAGTACCGCGGGCTCACCGTCGCGCAGCTCAAGGAGCTGCGTCGGTCGCTCAGCGGCAACGCAACCTACGCCGTGGTGAAGAACACGCTGACCAACATCGCGGCCAAGGAGGCCGGCATCGAGTCGCTCGACGCCGACCTCAAGGGTCCCTCCGCGATCGCGTTCGTGACCGGTGACCCGGTCGAGGCCGCCAAGGGTCTGCGTGACTTCGCCAAGGCGAACCCTGCACTGGTCATCAAGGGCGGTGTCCTCGACGGGAACCCGCTGACCGCTGCGGAGGTCACCAAGCTCGCGGACCTCGAGTCGCGCGAGGTCCTGCTGGCCAAGGCGGCCGGTGCGATGAAGGCCAAGCTCTACCAGGCTGCCTACGTCTTCACCGCCAAGCCCGCCGAGGCCGCCCGCGTCATCGATGCCCTGCGTCAGAAGAAGCAGGACTCGGAGGCCGCCGCCGCCTGA
- the rplL gene encoding 50S ribosomal protein L7/L12: protein MAKLSTEELLDAFKELTLIELNEFVKAFEETFEVTAAAPVAVAAAGAPAAGGAGDAGAAEEEKDEFDVILEAAGDKKIQVIKEVRALTSLGLKEAKDLVDGAPKPVLEGANKETAEKAKAALEGAGATVTLK from the coding sequence ATGGCGAAGCTCAGCACCGAGGAGCTCCTCGACGCGTTCAAGGAGCTCACCCTCATCGAGCTCAACGAGTTCGTGAAGGCCTTCGAGGAGACCTTCGAGGTCACCGCCGCCGCCCCCGTCGCGGTCGCCGCCGCGGGCGCCCCGGCCGCCGGTGGTGCCGGCGACGCCGGTGCCGCCGAGGAGGAGAAGGACGAGTTCGACGTCATCCTCGAGGCCGCCGGCGACAAGAAGATCCAGGTCATCAAGGAGGTGCGCGCGCTCACGTCCCTCGGCCTGAAGGAGGCCAAGGACCTCGTGGACGGTGCCCCCAAGCCGGTCCTGGAGGGCGCGAACAAGGAGACCGCCGAGAAGGCGAAGGCTGCCCTCGAGGGCGCCGGCGCGACCGTCACGCTCAAGTGA
- the rpoB gene encoding DNA-directed RNA polymerase subunit beta, which produces MAASRTPSAPSADAIANRTASRRVSFAKIHEPLEVPDLLGLQIESFDWLLGNEAWQARVEAATSAGRTDVPTTSGLEEIFEEISPIEDFGQSMSLSFSNHRFEPPKYTAEECKEKDFTYAAPLFVTAEFVNYTTGEIKSQTVFMGDFPLMTERGTFIINGTERVVVSQLVRSPGVYFERVPDKTSDKDVFSAKIIPSRGAWLEFEIDKRDAVGVRVDRKRKQSVTVLLKALGMTESEIREEFAEYPSVLDTLEKDHVHTQDEALVDLYRKIRPGEPPTVEAGRALVENFYFNPKRYDLAKVGRYKLNKKLGVDAPLADSTLSLTDVVATIKYLAALHADQASIAGTRDGQPVEVRVETDDIDHFGNRRIRAVGELIQNQVRTGLSRMERVVRERMTTQDVEAITPQTLINIRPVVASIREFFGTSQLSQFMDQNNPLAGLTHKRRLSALGPGGLSRDRAGMEVRDVHPSHYGRMCPIETPEGPNIGLIGSLASFGRINPFGFIETPYRKVVNGRVTDEVEYLTADDEDRHVIAQANTPLNEDGSFAADRVLVRTKGGETDDVPAAEVDYMDVSPRQMVSVATALIPFLEHDDANRALMGANMQRQAVPLVRSEAPLVGTGMERRAAIDAGDVIVATKPGVVTEVSADLIVVANDDATTTSYRVAKFRRSNQGTSYNQRVLVDEGQRVEVGSVLADGPATDEGDLALGRNLLVAFMSWEGHNYEDAIILSQRLVEDDVLSSIHIEEHEVDARDTKLGPEEITRDIPNVSEDVLADLDERGIIRIGAEVGAGDVLVGKVTPKGETELTPEERLLRAIFGEKAREVRDTSLKVPHGESGTVIGVREFNREDGDELPAGVNQLVRVYIAQRRKITVGDKLAGRHGNKGVISKILPQEDMPFLPDGTPVDVILNPLGVPGRMNVGQVLETHLGWVASRGWDIELADGDDLSWKENLPEVAAKSEPGTPVATPVFDGLQEDALRGLLSTTLPNRDGERMVGVDGKARLFDGRSGEPFPDPVSVGYMYILKLHHLVDDKIHARSTGPYSMITQQPLGGKAQFGGQRFGEMEVWALEAYGAAYTLQELLTIKSDDVPGRVKVYEAIVKGENIPDSGIPESFKVLLKEMQSLCLNVEVLSSDGVSIEMKESDDEVYRAAEELGIDLSRRPNSAATIDEI; this is translated from the coding sequence TTGGCTGCCTCGCGCACCCCTTCTGCTCCGTCCGCCGACGCCATCGCGAACCGCACCGCTTCCCGCCGCGTCTCCTTCGCCAAGATCCACGAGCCGCTCGAGGTCCCCGACCTCCTCGGGCTGCAGATCGAGAGCTTCGACTGGCTCCTCGGCAACGAGGCGTGGCAGGCCCGCGTCGAGGCCGCGACCTCCGCCGGCCGCACGGACGTCCCGACGACCTCGGGCCTGGAGGAGATCTTCGAGGAGATCTCGCCCATCGAGGACTTCGGTCAGTCGATGTCCCTCTCGTTCTCCAACCACCGCTTCGAGCCGCCGAAGTACACGGCCGAGGAGTGCAAGGAGAAGGACTTCACGTACGCCGCGCCGCTGTTCGTCACCGCCGAGTTCGTCAACTACACGACCGGTGAGATCAAGAGCCAGACGGTCTTCATGGGCGACTTCCCGCTCATGACCGAGCGCGGCACGTTCATCATCAACGGCACCGAGCGCGTCGTCGTCTCGCAGCTCGTGCGCTCCCCGGGCGTCTACTTCGAGCGCGTGCCCGACAAGACGAGCGACAAGGACGTCTTCTCCGCGAAGATCATCCCGTCGCGCGGCGCCTGGCTCGAGTTCGAGATCGACAAGCGCGACGCCGTCGGCGTGCGCGTCGACCGCAAGCGCAAGCAGTCCGTCACGGTGCTGCTCAAGGCCCTCGGCATGACCGAGTCGGAGATCCGCGAGGAGTTCGCGGAGTACCCGTCGGTGCTCGACACGCTCGAGAAGGACCACGTCCACACCCAGGACGAGGCCCTCGTCGACCTGTACCGCAAGATCCGCCCGGGCGAGCCGCCGACCGTCGAGGCCGGCCGCGCGCTCGTCGAGAACTTCTACTTCAACCCGAAGCGCTACGACCTCGCGAAGGTCGGCCGCTACAAGCTGAACAAGAAGCTCGGCGTCGACGCCCCGCTCGCGGACTCCACGCTGTCGCTCACCGACGTCGTCGCGACGATCAAGTACCTCGCCGCGCTGCACGCCGACCAGGCCTCGATCGCCGGCACGCGCGACGGCCAGCCGGTCGAGGTGCGCGTCGAGACGGACGACATCGACCACTTCGGCAACCGCCGCATCCGCGCCGTCGGCGAGCTCATCCAGAACCAGGTGCGCACGGGCCTGTCCCGCATGGAGCGCGTGGTCCGCGAGCGCATGACGACGCAGGACGTCGAGGCCATCACGCCGCAGACGCTGATCAACATCCGCCCGGTCGTGGCGTCGATCCGCGAGTTCTTCGGCACCTCGCAGCTGTCGCAGTTCATGGACCAGAACAACCCGCTCGCGGGCCTGACCCACAAGCGTCGTCTGTCGGCGCTGGGCCCCGGCGGCCTGTCGCGCGACCGCGCCGGCATGGAGGTCCGTGACGTCCACCCGTCGCACTACGGCCGCATGTGCCCGATCGAGACCCCCGAGGGCCCGAACATCGGCCTCATCGGCTCGCTCGCGTCGTTCGGTCGCATCAACCCGTTCGGCTTCATCGAGACGCCGTACCGCAAGGTCGTGAACGGCCGCGTCACGGACGAGGTCGAGTACCTCACCGCCGACGACGAGGACCGCCACGTCATCGCGCAGGCCAACACGCCGCTGAACGAGGACGGCTCGTTCGCCGCCGACCGCGTCCTGGTCCGCACCAAGGGCGGCGAGACGGACGACGTCCCGGCCGCCGAGGTCGACTACATGGACGTCTCGCCGCGCCAGATGGTGTCGGTCGCGACCGCGCTCATCCCGTTCCTCGAGCACGACGACGCCAACCGCGCGCTCATGGGCGCCAACATGCAGCGCCAGGCCGTGCCGCTCGTGCGCTCGGAGGCGCCGCTCGTCGGCACCGGCATGGAGCGTCGCGCCGCGATCGACGCGGGCGACGTCATCGTCGCGACCAAGCCCGGCGTGGTCACCGAGGTCTCCGCGGACCTGATCGTCGTCGCCAACGACGACGCGACCACGACGTCGTACCGCGTGGCGAAGTTCCGCCGCTCGAACCAGGGCACGAGCTACAACCAGCGCGTGCTCGTCGACGAGGGCCAGCGCGTCGAGGTCGGCTCCGTCCTCGCCGACGGCCCGGCCACGGACGAGGGCGACCTCGCGCTCGGCCGCAACCTGCTCGTCGCGTTCATGTCGTGGGAGGGCCACAACTACGAGGACGCGATCATCCTGTCGCAGCGCCTCGTGGAGGACGACGTGCTGTCCTCGATCCACATCGAGGAGCACGAGGTCGACGCGCGCGACACCAAGCTCGGCCCCGAGGAGATCACGCGGGACATCCCGAACGTCTCCGAGGACGTCCTGGCGGACCTCGACGAGCGCGGCATCATCCGCATCGGTGCCGAGGTCGGCGCGGGCGACGTCCTGGTCGGCAAGGTCACCCCGAAGGGCGAGACCGAGCTGACCCCGGAGGAGCGCCTCCTGCGCGCGATCTTCGGCGAGAAGGCGCGCGAGGTGCGCGACACGTCGCTCAAGGTGCCCCACGGCGAGTCCGGCACGGTCATCGGCGTGCGCGAGTTCAACCGCGAGGACGGCGACGAGCTGCCCGCCGGCGTCAACCAGCTGGTGCGCGTCTACATCGCGCAGCGCCGCAAGATCACCGTCGGCGACAAGCTCGCCGGCCGTCACGGCAACAAGGGCGTCATCTCGAAGATCCTCCCGCAGGAGGACATGCCGTTCCTGCCGGACGGCACCCCGGTCGACGTGATCCTCAACCCGCTCGGCGTGCCCGGCCGCATGAACGTCGGCCAGGTGCTCGAGACCCACCTGGGCTGGGTCGCCAGCCGCGGCTGGGACATCGAGCTGGCCGACGGCGACGACCTGTCGTGGAAGGAGAACCTCCCCGAGGTCGCCGCGAAGTCCGAGCCGGGCACCCCGGTCGCGACGCCGGTGTTCGACGGCCTGCAGGAGGACGCGCTGCGCGGCCTGCTGTCGACCACGCTGCCGAACCGCGACGGCGAGCGCATGGTCGGCGTCGACGGCAAGGCCCGGCTCTTCGACGGCCGCTCCGGCGAGCCGTTCCCGGACCCCGTGTCGGTGGGCTACATGTACATCCTCAAGCTCCACCACCTGGTCGACGACAAGATCCACGCGCGCTCGACGGGCCCGTACTCGATGATCACGCAGCAGCCGCTGGGTGGTAAGGCGCAGTTCGGCGGCCAGCGCTTCGGCGAGATGGAGGTCTGGGCCCTCGAGGCGTACGGCGCCGCCTACACGCTCCAGGAGCTGCTGACCATCAAGTCGGACGACGTGCCCGGCCGCGTCAAGGTGTACGAGGCGATCGTCAAGGGCGAGAACATCCCCGACTCGGGCATCCCGGAGTCCTTCAAGGTCCTCCTCAAGGAGATGCAGTCGCTGTGCCTGAACGTCGAGGTGCTCTCGAGCGACGGCGTCTCCATCGAGATGAAGGAGTCGGACGACGAGGTGTACCGCGCTGCGGAGGAGCTCGGGATCGACCTGTCCCGGCGCCCCAACTCGGCCGCGACGATCGACGAGATCTGA
- a CDS encoding DNA-directed RNA polymerase subunit beta' encodes MLDVNVFDELRIGLATADDIRAWSHGEVKKPETINYRTLKPEKDGLFCEKIFGPTRDWECYCGKYKRVRFKGIICERCGVEVTRSKVRRERMGHIELAAPVTHIWFFKGVPSRLGYLLDLAPKDLEKVIYFAAYMITWVDEEARTEDLPNLQNEIDLEKKEIVDRRDNDINARATKLEQDLAELEAEGAKADARRKVRDAAEREMAQIRKRADAELDRLEQVWDRFKNLKVADLEGDEMLYRQLVDRYGTYFEGHMGAQAIQKRLESFDLEAEAEALREIIRTGKGQRKTRALKRLKVVNAFLTTTNSPTAMVLDVVPVIPPDLRPMVQLDGGRFATSDLNDLYRRVINRNNRLKRLLDLGAPEIIVNNEKRMLQEAVDSLFDNGRRGRPVTGPGNRPLKSISDMLKGKQGRFRQNLLGKRVDYSGRSVIVVGPQLKLHQCGLPKQMALELFKPFVMKRLVDLNHAQNIKSAKRMVERTRPVVWDVLEEVITEHPVLLNRAPTLHRLGIQAFEPQLVEGKAIHLHPLVCAAFNADFDGDQMAVHLPLSAEAQAEARILMLSSNNILKPSDGRPVTMPSQDMIIGLHHLTSERPGAKGEGRVFSSQAEAIMAFDRGELDLNATIKVRMSDLVPPSHDFEAPEGWEQGQPILFETTLGRTIFNEALPVDYPFQNEVVGKKELSAIVNDLAERYPKVDVATSLDALKDAGYRWATRSGVTIAISDVAMPEVKNEILDEHEQRALKVQSQFEKGLITDDERRQELIEIWTQATDKIAAVMRENLENNSRNTLYRMVSSGARGNWMQVRQIAGMRGLVANPKGEIIPRPIKSNYREGLSVLEYFIASHGARKGLADTALRTADSGYLTRRLVDVSQDVIIREEDCGTERGLTLPVAERIGDTLVPHPRVETSIYSRTFATDVVDGDGNVIAEAGSDAGDVVIGKVIEAGIENVKVRSVLTCESRVGTCAKCYGRSLATGKLVDIGEAVGIIAAQSIGEPGTQLTMRTFHTGGVASAEDITQGLPRVTELFEARTPKGEAPIAEYTGTVTIEDTERTRHLVLTPDDGGEEIRYPVTKRARLLVADGDHVQVGTQLVQGAVDPKKVLRILGPRAAQKHLVDEVQETYRSQGVDIHDKHIEVIVRQMLRRVTVLDSGDTDLLPGELAERTRFEDANRKAVAEGGQPASGRPELMGITKASLATDSWLSAASFQETTRVLTEAAMSGRRDPLLGLKENVIIGKLIPAGTGLARYRNIEVEPTEQAKAELYPSFGYDEIDFPTLGMGSGEAIPLEDLDFGDFR; translated from the coding sequence TTGCTCGACGTCAACGTCTTCGACGAGCTGCGCATCGGCCTGGCAACGGCCGACGACATCCGTGCCTGGTCGCACGGTGAGGTCAAGAAGCCCGAGACCATCAACTACCGCACGCTCAAGCCGGAGAAGGACGGGCTCTTCTGCGAGAAGATCTTCGGTCCGACCCGGGACTGGGAGTGCTACTGCGGCAAGTACAAGCGCGTGCGCTTCAAGGGCATCATCTGCGAGCGCTGCGGCGTGGAGGTCACGCGCTCCAAGGTGCGCCGTGAGCGCATGGGCCACATCGAGCTCGCCGCCCCCGTGACGCACATCTGGTTCTTCAAGGGTGTGCCGTCGCGCCTGGGCTACCTGCTCGACCTGGCGCCCAAGGATCTGGAGAAGGTCATCTACTTCGCGGCCTACATGATCACGTGGGTCGACGAGGAGGCGCGCACCGAGGACCTCCCCAACCTCCAGAACGAGATCGACCTGGAGAAGAAGGAGATCGTCGATCGCCGCGACAACGACATCAACGCCCGCGCCACGAAGCTCGAGCAGGACCTCGCCGAGCTCGAGGCCGAGGGTGCCAAGGCCGACGCGCGCCGCAAGGTGCGCGACGCGGCCGAGCGCGAGATGGCGCAGATCCGCAAGCGTGCCGACGCCGAGCTCGACCGCCTCGAGCAGGTGTGGGACCGGTTCAAGAACCTCAAGGTCGCCGACCTCGAGGGTGACGAGATGCTGTACCGCCAGCTCGTCGACCGTTACGGCACCTACTTCGAGGGCCACATGGGCGCGCAGGCGATCCAGAAGCGCCTCGAGAGCTTCGACCTGGAGGCCGAGGCCGAGGCGCTGCGCGAGATCATCCGCACGGGCAAGGGCCAGCGCAAGACCCGCGCGCTCAAGCGCCTCAAGGTCGTCAACGCGTTCCTGACGACGACCAACTCGCCCACGGCGATGGTGCTCGACGTCGTCCCGGTCATCCCGCCGGACCTGCGCCCGATGGTGCAGCTCGACGGTGGCCGCTTCGCGACGTCGGACCTCAACGACCTGTACCGCCGCGTCATCAACCGCAACAACCGCCTCAAGCGGCTGCTCGACCTGGGCGCGCCGGAGATCATCGTCAACAACGAGAAGCGGATGCTCCAGGAGGCCGTCGACTCGCTGTTCGACAACGGCCGCCGCGGCCGGCCCGTCACGGGCCCGGGCAACCGCCCGCTCAAGTCGATCTCCGACATGCTCAAGGGCAAGCAGGGCCGGTTCCGCCAGAACCTGCTCGGCAAGCGCGTCGACTACTCGGGCCGTTCGGTCATCGTGGTCGGCCCGCAGCTCAAGCTGCACCAATGCGGCCTGCCCAAGCAGATGGCGCTCGAGCTGTTCAAGCCGTTCGTCATGAAGCGGCTCGTCGATCTCAACCACGCGCAGAACATCAAGAGCGCCAAGCGCATGGTCGAGCGCACCCGCCCCGTCGTGTGGGACGTGCTCGAGGAGGTCATCACCGAGCACCCGGTGCTGCTCAACCGTGCGCCGACGCTCCACCGCCTGGGCATCCAGGCGTTCGAGCCGCAGCTCGTCGAGGGCAAGGCCATCCACCTGCACCCGCTCGTGTGCGCCGCGTTCAACGCGGACTTCGACGGCGACCAGATGGCCGTGCACCTGCCGCTGAGCGCCGAGGCGCAGGCCGAGGCCCGCATCCTCATGCTCTCGAGCAACAACATCCTCAAGCCGTCGGACGGCCGTCCGGTGACCATGCCCTCGCAGGACATGATCATCGGCCTGCACCACCTGACGTCGGAGCGCCCGGGCGCCAAGGGCGAGGGCCGCGTGTTCTCCTCGCAGGCCGAGGCGATCATGGCCTTCGACCGCGGCGAGCTCGACCTCAACGCGACGATCAAGGTGCGGATGTCGGACCTCGTGCCGCCGAGCCACGACTTCGAGGCGCCCGAGGGCTGGGAGCAGGGTCAGCCGATCCTGTTCGAGACCACGCTGGGCCGCACGATCTTCAACGAGGCCCTCCCGGTCGACTACCCGTTCCAGAACGAGGTCGTCGGCAAGAAGGAGCTCTCGGCGATCGTCAACGACCTCGCGGAGCGCTACCCGAAGGTCGACGTCGCGACGTCGCTCGACGCGCTCAAGGACGCCGGCTACCGGTGGGCGACCCGCTCGGGCGTCACGATCGCGATCTCCGACGTCGCCATGCCGGAGGTCAAGAACGAGATCCTCGACGAGCACGAGCAGCGTGCCCTCAAGGTGCAGTCGCAGTTCGAGAAGGGTCTGATCACCGACGACGAGCGCCGTCAGGAGCTCATCGAGATCTGGACCCAGGCGACGGACAAGATCGCCGCGGTCATGCGCGAGAACCTCGAGAACAACTCGCGGAACACGCTGTACCGCATGGTCTCCTCGGGCGCCCGTGGTAACTGGATGCAGGTCCGCCAGATCGCGGGCATGCGCGGCCTCGTGGCCAACCCGAAGGGCGAGATCATCCCGCGCCCGATCAAGTCGAACTACCGCGAGGGCCTGTCCGTCCTCGAGTACTTCATCGCCTCGCACGGTGCCCGCAAGGGTCTGGCCGACACGGCCCTCCGTACGGCGGACTCGGGCTACCTGACGCGTCGTCTCGTGGACGTCTCGCAGGACGTCATCATCCGCGAGGAGGACTGCGGCACGGAGCGCGGCCTGACGCTGCCCGTCGCGGAGCGCATCGGCGACACCCTGGTGCCGCACCCGCGCGTCGAGACGAGCATCTACTCGCGCACGTTCGCGACCGACGTCGTGGACGGTGACGGAAACGTCATCGCCGAGGCGGGCTCGGACGCGGGCGACGTCGTGATCGGCAAGGTCATCGAGGCCGGCATCGAGAACGTCAAGGTCCGCTCGGTCCTCACGTGCGAGTCGCGCGTGGGCACGTGCGCCAAGTGCTACGGCCGCTCCCTGGCCACGGGCAAGCTCGTGGACATCGGCGAGGCCGTCGGCATCATCGCCGCGCAGTCCATCGGCGAGCCCGGCACCCAGCTGACGATGCGTACCTTCCACACCGGTGGTGTGGCGTCCGCGGAGGACATCACGCAGGGTCTGCCGCGCGTCACCGAGCTCTTCGAGGCCCGCACCCCCAAGGGTGAGGCGCCCATCGCGGAGTACACGGGCACCGTGACGATCGAGGACACGGAGCGCACGCGCCACCTCGTCCTCACGCCGGACGACGGCGGCGAGGAGATCCGCTACCCGGTCACCAAGCGTGCCCGCCTGCTGGTCGCCGACGGCGACCACGTCCAGGTCGGCACCCAGCTGGTGCAGGGTGCGGTCGACCCGAAGAAGGTGCTGCGCATCCTCGGCCCGCGTGCCGCGCAGAAGCACCTGGTGGACGAGGTCCAGGAGACCTACCGGTCGCAGGGCGTGGACATCCACGACAAGCACATCGAGGTCATCGTGCGCCAGATGCTGCGCCGCGTGACCGTGCTGGACTCGGGCGACACCGACCTCCTGCCGGGCGAGCTCGCGGAGCGCACCCGTTTCGAGGACGCCAACCGCAAGGCCGTGGCGGAGGGTGGCCAGCCGGCCTCCGGCCGTCCGGAGCTGATGGGCATCACGAAGGCCTCGCTCGCGACCGACTCGTGGCTCTCGGCCGCCTCCTTCCAGGAGACGACCCGCGTGCTCACCGAGGCGGCGATGAGCGGTCGTCGCGACCCGCTGCTGGGCCTCAAGGAGAACGTCATCATCGGTAAGCTCATCCCCGCCGGCACGGGCCTCGCCCGCTACCGGAACATCGAGGTCGAGCCGACCGAGCAGGCCAAGGCCGAGCTCTACCCGAGCTTCGGCTACGACGAGATCGACTTCCCGACGCTCGGCATGGGCTCGGGCGAGGCGATCCCGCTCGAGGACCTGGACTTCGGCGACTTCCGCTGA